The following are encoded together in the Zingiber officinale cultivar Zhangliang chromosome 8A, Zo_v1.1, whole genome shotgun sequence genome:
- the LOC122011533 gene encoding uncharacterized protein LOC122011533 produces MGLKAEKGRSSVAKAAVIQCNNSDAIDHWAFLEEIEAPMWADLTMEAPFMDQEDIDSAWFLVSHSFHQMSSQKLKKYLHGKDKERLHNLRCHSPEVPDSVSRSRGKHYKSRKWLESTRESTAKQHPVRKLGATSLQTEIKKDLAHETSRSTITICSLSRTPSECLLTDNEISITETNIISGKAPSSTAMSKYQNLRSKVSVGFTRSTPKRGTLRIACKTSSAIQPNLTGNRKTLCSRKERNKTEDLLHKLNSSSGKSSVGSSNSLGSVLENAHSTNSAKNGRDNESKKSLASLPKVHEKKSKHRVQHLQHQTIASSAKIVCKESKSKVLGSNKIRKPASGFNKPKSQTNVAVTKQTVVAGAERSKFVSV; encoded by the exons ATGGGTCTGAAGGCGGAGAAGGGAAGATCTTCTGTTGCTAAGGCAGCGGTGATCCAATGCAACAACAGTGATGCCATCGATCACTGGGCGTTTTTG GAAGAAATCGAAGCCCCAATGTGGGCAGACCTTACAATGGAAGCTCCATTCATGGACCAAGAAGACAT TGACAGTGCTTGGTTTTTGGTATCACATTC GTTCCATCAAATGTCATCTCAGAAACTGAAGAAATACCTCCATGGCAAAGATAAAGAGAGATTGCATAATTTGCGATGCCACTCTCCTGAGGTTCCCGACTCTGTCTCGCGATCTAGAGGCAAGCATTACAAGAGCAGAAAGTGGTTGGAGAGTACGCGCGAGTCCACTGCTAAACAACACCCTGTTAG GAAATTGGGTGCAACAAGTTTGCAGACAGAAATAAAGAAAGATCTTGCTCATGAGACCTCAAGAAGCACAATCACGATATGTTCATTATCAAGAACGCCATCTGAGTGCTTACTGACTGATAACGAAATCTCCATTACTGAAACGAATATCATATCTGGAAAGGCCCCATCAAGCACTGCCATGTCTAAGTATCAGAATTTAAGATCCAAGGTGAGTGTTGGATTTACAAGAAGCACTCCTAAGAGAGGAACTTTGAGGATAGCCTGCAAAACTAGCAGTGCTATCCAGCCAAACTTGACAGGCAATAGGAAGACATTATGCTccagaaaagaaagaaacaagacTGAAGATCTCTTGCACAAGCTCAATTCTTCATCTGGCAAATCCAGTGTTGGTTCTTCTAACAGCCTTGGAAGCGTACTTGAGAATGCTCATTCTACTAATTCAGCAAAAAATGGAAGGGACAATGAAAGTAAGAAGTCACTAGCTAGTCTACCAAAGGTGCATGAAAAGAAGAGTAAACATAGAGTTCAACATTTGCAGCATCAAACTATAGCAAGTAGTGCTAAAATTGTCTGCAAAGAATCAAAATCCAAG GTTTTAGGTTCAAACAAAATTAGGAAGCCTGCAAGTGGGTTCAACAAACCAAAATCACAAACAAATGTAGCTGTGACAAAACAGACAGTCGTTGCTGGTGCTGAAAGAAGTAAATTTGTCTCTGTTTAA